tggggagagaaagtttgttttgtgtgtgtgtgtgactctgctGGAGctgagcagagtgtgtgtgagggagagtgagtgtgtgagtgtgtgtggggggtgagtgtgtgtggggagagtgagtgtgtgtgtagggggggggggagtgagtgtgtgtgtgtgtgggggggggagagagtgagtgtgtgtgtgtgtgtgggggggagagtgagtgtgtgtgtggggaagagagtgagtgtgtgtgtgggggagagtgagtgtgtgtgtggggggggagtatGTGtggggagagtgagtgtgtgtgtgtggggaaagagtgagtgtgtgtgtggggggggctgggcagAGCAGGTCATCTCGTATGGATCAGCCAGGTCACAGGCCTCTCTCTAAACTGGTTTAGCTGCGTCTCTCTGGGCTTATCACAGCTCTATTTCAGACTCCCCTCTCTGCACCTTCTGGAACGGCTGAGGGTGTTGATGTCCTGACCGGTCTCTTGTCTGtactgacctgtctctctctctactgtctcctgtctctctctctactgtctcctgtctctctctctactgtctcctgtctctctctctcctgtctctctctctactgtctcctctctctctttactgtctcctgtctctctctctactgtctcctgtctctctctctactgtctcctgtctctctttctactgtctcctgtctctctctctactgtctcctctctctctctctctactgtctctctctctactgtctcctgtctctctctctactgtctcctgtctctctctactgtctcctgtctctctctctactgtctcctgtctctctctctactgtctcctgtctctctctactgtctcctgtctctctctctactgtctcctgtctctctctactgtctcctatctctctctctcctgtctcctgtctctctcatcagatgctggggaggggctggaggaaggaggtagggaggggatgGTCACGCTTCTTactgcggggtgtgtgtgtgtgtgagactttgTGATAGGTCAAATGACAATGCATTTCTGTGACCTCCCTCTTCCATCATCACTGTCAAGAGGATGCAAAGCCCAAAGCAAAGTGAGGACAGGAAATCTCTTGAAAACGTTGAACCTTTAAAGAAAGAAGCTGTGTGAGTCCGAGGtgaacccgtgtgtgtgtgtgcgtgttgcccAGACCAGGGTTCATCCAGGGTCTGGTTCCACCCAAGATCCCAGATGGAGATAAAGTGGACTTtgatgtgagtctgtgttcCTCACAACTTCTTAGCGGACAGAGGTCGTCTCCTCCATGGctgaccctcccctccccctgcaggacatCCATCGTAAGCGGATGGAGAAGGATCTGACGGAGCTGCAGACTCTGATCGAGGCTCACTTCGAGAgcaggaagaaggaggaagaggagctcatCAGCCTCACCGACCGCATCGTAAGAACCCACGCTgaagcttagtggttagagcatttcacTGCAGGTCAAgatgttgcaggttcaaatgaaATACAAGCGTGAGAATCTCCTATGTTCAGATTGTTCCACCTCATGCTGGTCCATGTGTCCTAGGAAGCTACTTCTAAACATATCATTTAACTGCGATACGATAACACAACATCTAGTCAAACACCTTGTTTATGTGATGAAACTGAGCGCGCCTAAGCGCCAGGCCTCGAGCAGTGGAACACTGAGATTAGCCACCTGCTGTCATATGAGCAGGGGGGCTGGTTTTGACGGGGGGCTGCCTGGGGGGGTAATCCCGCCgtgtctctctgctccaggACAAGCGGCGCTCAGAGAGAGCCGAGCAGGTGAGGATcaggaccgagagagagagggagagacaaaacaaGCTGGCGGTGAGTAacgcagaggtcagaggtcatgggggaggaggtcgaggaaggaggaagagaactaggggggaggaggagaaggactggtggaggaagaggaggagaaggggggaggaggagggtgtaaCGGCTGTCGTTGCGTCTCCCCAGGAGGAGAAGGCGAGGAAAGAGGATGAGGAAGCGAAGAAGAAAGCTGAAGATGATGCCAAGAAGAAGAAAGTTCTGACCAGCCTGAACTTCTCTGGGTACAAGGTGACTACGACCTCATGACCTGGCTGtggacacaccctcacacactgttcctctctcaccctcacacatcctcatcctctctctcacacacacacacacacctctcatccTACATAATGCTGCTCTGTAGCTAACAGCGTGTCCTCCAACTCCAGactgagaagaagggagggatgaaaaaACAGACCGagcgagagaagaagagaaagattcTGAGTGATCGACGAAAGGAGTTGCATGTCGATCACCTGAAGGAGGACAAGCTCAGGTGAGGTTACACTACATCAGTTACTCAACAACTTTTTTCTCTTAATTTCATGCTGCGACTACTGGGTCAGTCAGCAGCATGGTTGCAGCtatcatttacacatttagtaatttaacagacgctcttatccagagcgacttacagtaagtacagggacattacccccgaggcaagcagggtgaagtgccttgcccaaggacacaacgtcatttgcatggccgggaatcgaaccggcaaccttctgattagtagcccgattccagaaccactcagccatctgactccctatcatGAATTTACttgtttccatctctctctcctttcatcctttgtcctcctcctcctgccgtgAGCAGAGAGAAGGCCGGGGATCTGTGGCAGTGGATCCATCAACTTGAAGCAGAGAAATTTGAACTTCAGTACCAGCACACTCGTCAGAAATATGAAGTGAGCCACTGCCTGAACTCTCTCTTTGTACCTTTGCTTCATGTACACGCTTATCTGGCCATCTCAAAAAACACATTCTGTAGgacgagaaagagaaagaattcAAGGACCGAGGCCAAGGTATTCATAAACAGCGGCCAGTTGTAAGTGATAAGAGATTGACTAGATTAGATTTAAAGAACACTTCTGAAGGAAATAAAAACTAAAAGTACATGAGGTTGCTTACCGATGCAGTGGAAACATTGGAAACAtgtatagatggatggatgtgatTTAACAGTCAGATTTGACACCTTCACACGGTACCTAGGGGTACCTGTGACTGcagctgtcattctctctccttcaccaggTCACTGTGTTGAGAAATCGAGTGAGCGATCATCAAAAGAAGTGAGTATTATCTCTAACTCAtacacctcccttctctctctcacaaacacacacaccctctctctcacacacacacactcacatgcaaagACGCACACAGAAACATCAACACacccactcatgcacacacacacacacaccaacacgtgCACACCCATACCAGAACAATCTTAATCTAATCACCGGACTACACTACAGATTGATGATTGACGACAGAGGTACAGCAGTAGTGTGAATGCTGGCCTCCTTCCAGAGGTGATCCAGGCATGGTGACCCCCCTGGTCAGGCTGGTAAGACCAGCCCAGCGAGGAGCCTCATCTTGGGCCTCATCTGGCGTGCGGGACACTCTtgagctccgcccctctccgtTTGAAGTGTCCCCCCTAACAGCTGCCTGCCGTTCCTGTGGAGGCCAGGGGGACGGGGGCTGGGGacgggcaggggggctggggggggttcaggggggggggggcagaaaaggtggggggctggggggccagggATCCATTGCTAACCCCAGAAGCCTGGAGGGATTGGAAGTACAAAGGGACGGGATTATAGAACGATGTCTCAGTCACCTGGACAACAActgtgtcccacacacacacacacacacacacacacacacacacacaataggtgAGGGACCCCAAACCCCAAAACTGGGTGTGATGTCATCGCCACTAAAATCTCCTGGATGCTGACAGTGAGAAGTTGGGCTGGATGTGTCCCAGTGTGGCCTTGTGTCTCTGAGGGGGGTGTCTTGTCCGGATCCCGGCGCTAAGACAGCAGATCACTCACCAcagtccacacatacacatggctATGGACTGGCTTTCAGCCTGTCAATCCTGGCTAATCCCTCAACGATTGACAGCTTTCAGCAGCTTTTATTGGCTGGTTGTCCCTCAGGGACAGAGTGTTCTGCTGAGTTAACAGGCTCCAGGCTGCCTGCCCAGGGGAACACAGTGagtcacacacatcctgcttTCTTGTCAGGAGTTCAAGTTAAGCAGGTCaggatggagagtgtgtgtatggtgagtctcacctcgcctcctctcccctcctctcccctctcagcaCCAAGGGCAGCAGAAGCAAGAGAGGTTTGAGGAAGTAGACATGTTCATCCTggacctgggcctgggtctgggcctgggcctggacctgggcctgggtctgggtctgggcagACCACCTCTTTCCAGAAGACCACTCATCTGCAGCGCCTTCAACAGACATGTACCTGACTGACAAATGGAATGTTTTTCTAAGGGAAAATTAAGGAAGTACTTAAGCCTTAGACCCACTTATCTTTGTTATTAAAACAATTGATAaaagtatttttgttttgtgtatttattCATAATCATGAATCAGGAGTTTGAAGCAGTTGATTGCAGGTACTTACTTGAACTCATTATTCTTATTAGTTCTTCAGCCACGGACACTTTGGATAAGAAATGAGTCAAATGTAGAGTGGTGCTTTGATCTATAAGTAACAACTCAGGTCCTCTCAGATTGTTGGTGCTACTGAACTTGACTCACAGGCTATTTAAATGAAGGATCACAGAGAATGTTAACTCAAAGGGTTTAAGAACAACATTTAAAGAAGTACAAAAGCCTGTTCATGCCTTTAACTGCTGCTAATAGCATATCTTAATCCCGGGTGTGGCCCTACAGCAGATGGTGGAGTAAtctcccagagaaacacaacactATCTGGGAGCCCAGGTCACGACCTACTGTAGCAGGACCTGGAAAGCTACCGCATgcaaaatgtaaacaaactaCAGTGTACCATTTCTGGGGCAGTTTATTTAAGTACGTCTCCAACAACCATCATCTGCAGATGACGTAGTTGTGGTGTTTCTGGCAACTATCAAATCGGCAGAAATCTTCTCTCAGTATGCCTGcgccattaattgtatatagcgggacaagttattccttctcagcgtgagaaatggttgaaatgcgtgacaaatacaaggtgttgcgtgacaGCGTGAGAGATGTTTGAAATGCGTGATTGTCATGGGCGTTTCTATGAGCAATTTGATTTGATGCTGTGCCAGGGGAGTAGGTTTCTTCTCAGATGTGGGTGGGAACGATATTTTTTATAACTGAGGATGCAGCCGTTTAAGTGAGTGGGACATGTCCTACCCATGGATGATGGAACATATATTAGGTGACCGTTTTCATAATCGATTTGTCCCACCAGGATACTAGCTGAGAAACAGCGTCAGCGGGTAGAACAAAACCAAAGAGGTATTCAGCTAACTGGCTGGTAGCTAAATATTGTAGAGCTAGcttacatttaacagacactcttatccagagcgacttccagtaagtacaagcaagtagggtgaggtgccttgcccaaggacacaacgtcagttggcatgaccgggaatcgaactggcaacatcggattactagcccgattccctcaccgctcctccacctgactagcTATCGTCGATCCACATTTTAGCCAAATCAAACCGCAACGTTTGCAGAACACAAGCAAAGCACGGCTCTGGAGAACTAACAGGTTAGCAGCTAGGCTAGTGCACATGCTTGCTGGCAAGCACAAACATTTTCAAAAGTTTCTATCTTGCCTAGCTGTGTTAGCCACAGCACCGAAGTACCTACTGACCTGAGGCCGGCTGTAGTCGTGGTCCTTCGCCGCATTCGGGTCCCACTTCTAACCATAAAGTCCACAAGATCACAAGTTGTGGTCCACAATATCGTGTTTCTGCATGGACGCCACAGAACCAGACTTGTACTGCAGGCATGTTGTTAACGACACAAGCGCCGAGTTGTGACGTTTgcgactgtggctagcaagctagcgtTGCCTTTTGCCACACATTTGAAATATTTCCTAAACCAGGCAACGGAATCTTCCAAAGTTACAGAAACTCTTTCGGAAACGACATGTCTACGTACTGCAAAAACTGACGAGTTATTGCGTctttaattataataatattaaaAGGCCTAAACACAGACTTTTTGgggggagtctcccgcattttaGTAGCGGCCGCAAATTGTGCAATATCCCGGGGAAAaaaattattatatttatataatacatatatatatatatatttagattGCGCGAGAGTTCAATTGTTATTTGTAATGATAGAcagtggctgtttatcaatccgaagaacgctaagaacatacttgcgttcttgagaagaacgttCTTCCAGCGTCTGACCGCAAGGACGGAGAACGATTTGAGATGCGTGttcttgcaatgacttctgggaaatcagatgcgttctcgctgaccaagtcaccatccgatgcatcctcgataaaaTGGGCGGATAAAGAACATTTCCGTgtatttttggcgttcttggtgacttgtgtcAGAGCCCATTCTCtgcttgtgttctttggattggaaccttACTTGGGCAATGgaagatgacgtcaaacgagttTGCAAGAACTGAAAAAACGTGGGTTGATAAACAGCCAGGTTCTGAATAAAAAGAGAGAACGAGTAACAAAGTGCGCGTCCTGATAGGTTAATAGAACAAAAACAGACCAATCAGGTTAATAGAACAAAGACAGACCAATCAGGTTAATAGAACAAAGACAGACCAATCAGTTTTGTTCGGTAAGGGGGTGGGGACAGTTGACCGCTCCTTGAAATGAGTTTTTGCATGTTTGTAAATAAATAATAGATGTTCTATGTGAGATAACGATAGCTTGTCTTGCTGATAGAAAGCACACTATTAAATCAAATTAAACCAGACTAGTTCCATTTAAAAACAAACTTTAAAAAATTGACTCTGGGCAATGGAACatttaacatttttatttccattTAGTCAGTACATTCAGTGTTATCTTATTCAAtactcccccaaaaaacaaaacatgtcatAATGTAGCCTAATATTGAAAGGAGTGCGGTGCATTTGTAAAAAGAATCACCTGGCCGTACAACTAGGATTCATAGTGCATGTAAATACCCTGCCAGTGTTACAAAGTGCAACAGTATCCATCAGTGATGAGTCCATGCATCTCTAAATCTACACACAGCAGAAATGAGTTTATTATGGTAACTGAGTGACATTACACTTGTGAAAGCAGACAGTTAGATCCttggtccttgtgtgtgtgtgttgtgttgtttgtgatgtatgtgttgtgtagggtgtgttgtgagtgtgtgtgtggtgtaggttGTGAGGGTGTAAGTTGTGGTGTGTTGAGTCGGTGTGGTGTAGGTTTTggtcattcatttatttatgtctCTGAACGGCAATTGGTTTTGCAATAAGACCAGCATAAAAACAGTTATGTCGGACATTACATACATTACATACATTAAAAATACCATTGAAATACCATACAAAACTattaaaaacacaacaaaaccaCCCACAACATCATCCCCACTTCgtgctgcccccacccccccacattCAGTAGAGAAGTGGTCCGGTGTCAAGAGTGTTGAGGggggctgtgttgtgtgtgtgtgtgtgctgtgagtgttggtgcatgctgtgtgtgtgtgttgtgagtgtgtgttgtgagtgtgtgtgcatgctgtgtgtgtgtgttgtgagtgtgtgctgtgagtgtgtgtgctgtgagtgtgcatgctgtgtgtgtgtgtgttgtgagtgtgtgtgtgtgtgctgtgagtgtgtgtgcatgctgtgtgagtgtgtgtgtgttgtgaaggtGGTGAGCAGGACCAGCTGTTACTGTACCATCTGACTAGACCTGGTGACGGCTGTGGTGACGTCATTCACAAAGGAAGCCTTGGTCATCCCTTGCTGTGGGACAAGTACAGAACCATActctaataaatacatttatttagacTGTATTTAACTTtgttatataataataatatgcattttgatatatatatatatatagacacacacacacagaatacttGAGATGAGAGATGTATATAAATGTACATAAAATCTTCTGCTGGATTATAATGATTCTGCCTGTGGTATCTCTGAGGCATTTCTGTTGTAGCTAAATGACTTCAGTACTTGGCTTGTAGAATGTTTATCATGAAATTCAATTCCAAGGACGGGGGATCGGGtagagaaaaagaaagcaaaCCATAGTAAAAGTATTAGGCTGAACTGGTCTAAACAGGTCTAAACGGGTCTAAAGGGTTTGATCAGATGGACTGATCATGTTGAGTGAACCTGCAACACAAGATTCCTCAGCCTCTGTGTGTTCTTTCTGTGATCGGGCACACTGTCCTGCTTCCTCCTGAActagccctccacccctccaccccaagtCCTCTGCTCTCGGAAAATATCTATGTGGGGCGTGGCGTAGAGTGAGAGACAGTGGAAAGTACAATCTCACGCACACCCTGCCACACCCTTCTGAAAGAGGTGGAGACAGATACTCATCCACATTACGACATGATAGAAGAGTCAGAGACAGTTACAAATCTACCATTGTGTCTTTTAGCTAATCTTGTCTGTTAGCTATTGTGTCTGTCGTGCCAGTAACTACTGCTAGTCACCAATGGACTGAGGACGATTTTGCTTTCATGGAAACCGAGTGGCcacattttgttttgaaaatctTAGCGATTTAAAGATAAATGCTAATCCCTGTCGTCAGACAGTGTGAAGTAGCCTACTGTGATTCAATGGGACTCACCTTTTTGAGGAAACTCTGTATGTCCTTTTCAGACCAGAGGTTGTTAAGAAGCAATGCTGCTGCTTTGCTGGATTTGGGAAAGTACcttaaaggagaaaaaaaactgttaaaataGGCACCTCTTTCAGAAAACATTTACCAGTTGCAAAACAGCCTACACAAAAAAATTGCTGCCAGCTAGCCAAACTAGTAATGTaataatttattcatttagaagaTGCTTTTCTCCAAATCTCACAAA
The window above is part of the Osmerus mordax isolate fOsmMor3 chromosome 1, fOsmMor3.pri, whole genome shotgun sequence genome. Proteins encoded here:
- the LOC136943871 gene encoding troponin T, cardiac muscle isoforms-like — protein: MPCSHGDDDIVDEEEEELKGVTEEEQEEEEEGSLEESHPADAGEGLEEGEDAKPKAKPGFIQGLVPPKIPDGDKVDFDDIHRKRMEKDLTELQTLIEAHFESRKKEEEELISLTDRIDKRRSERAEQVRIRTERERERQNKLAEEKARKEDEEAKKKAEDDAKKKKVLTSLNFSGYKTEKKGGMKKQTEREKKRKILSDRRKELHVDHLKEDKLREKAGDLWQWIHQLEAEKFELQYQHTRQKYEVTVLRNRVSDHQKNTKGSRSKRGLRK